One Oscillospiraceae bacterium DNA segment encodes these proteins:
- a CDS encoding FKBP-type peptidyl-prolyl cis-trans isomerase gives MKKYIRFLFLLFVLFMSFILLTGCDSDADGSENGLAFLYSAGIDRDGFWKGIKALDYVENFNYRAMTIPADAHHISDDYLQYQIDTLMAGYMSRIQIVDRVVADGDTVNIDYEGKIDGVAFEGGSTMSAGVDVTIGATDDTDSMLSFLDGFLGQLIGQTPGKTIDIEVSFPADYYEEAIQGKKAVFATTINYIVEREELTDAFVVKNLSSSNGWTTVEEMREGMRASIQKDLIGQYIEQFLRTEVPVKSIPDSLMKYQEAVLLHGYQELADYNGMELEKYLQEYEGFSSVEECVADVYDNLVENAAYCLVIQAVAEDVGISVNDEDLAKYSSEHLWSSDISIQAEYYGLPYVKQAVLSQKILDYIAENAILM, from the coding sequence ATGAAAAAATACATAAGGTTCTTATTCCTCCTCTTTGTGCTCTTCATGTCGTTTATCCTGCTGACCGGTTGTGATTCGGACGCGGATGGATCGGAGAACGGCCTCGCGTTTTTATACAGTGCGGGGATTGATAGAGACGGTTTTTGGAAAGGAATCAAAGCGCTCGATTATGTTGAAAATTTCAATTATCGAGCGATGACCATTCCTGCCGACGCACATCACATTTCGGATGATTATCTCCAATACCAAATCGATACCCTAATGGCCGGATACATGTCAAGAATCCAAATTGTGGATCGCGTGGTCGCTGACGGCGACACGGTGAATATCGATTATGAGGGAAAGATCGACGGGGTTGCGTTTGAGGGCGGTTCTACCATGAGCGCAGGCGTGGATGTCACCATTGGAGCGACAGACGATACAGATAGTATGCTGAGCTTTCTTGATGGCTTTTTGGGACAGTTGATCGGGCAGACGCCCGGAAAAACAATTGATATCGAGGTGTCCTTCCCCGCCGACTATTATGAAGAAGCAATACAGGGCAAGAAAGCTGTGTTTGCGACGACCATCAATTATATTGTCGAAAGGGAGGAATTGACCGATGCCTTTGTTGTGAAGAATCTGTCCTCGTCCAACGGCTGGACAACGGTTGAAGAAATGAGGGAGGGTATGCGGGCAAGCATTCAAAAAGATCTCATAGGGCAATACATAGAGCAATTCCTCAGGACTGAGGTGCCCGTCAAATCCATTCCCGATTCATTGATGAAATACCAGGAAGCGGTCCTGTTGCATGGTTACCAGGAATTGGCGGACTATAACGGGATGGAGTTGGAGAAATATCTGCAAGAATATGAGGGTTTCTCCAGTGTGGAGGAATGTGTTGCGGATGTATATGACAACCTCGTGGAGAATGCAGCGTATTGCTTGGTCATCCAGGCCGTGGCGGAGGATGTGGGCATTTCGGTCAATGATGAAGATCTGGCGAAGTATTCTTCCGAACATCTGTGGTCAAGCGACATTTCTATACAAGCGGAATATTATGGTTTGCCTTACGTGAAGCAGGCCGTCCTGAGCCAGAAGATCCTTGATTATATCGCTGAAAATGCCATATTGATGTGA